From one Lotus japonicus ecotype B-129 chromosome 3, LjGifu_v1.2 genomic stretch:
- the LOC130748245 gene encoding mRNA-decapping enzyme-like protein: MSQNGKLMPNLDQQSTKVLNLTVLQRIDAFVEEILITAAHVTFYEFNIDQSQWSRKDVEGSLFVVKRTSKPRFQFIVMNRRNTENLVENLLEDFEYEVQVPYLLYRNAAQEVNGIWFYNPRECEEVANLFSRILNTFAKVPPKSKLSSTKSEFEELEAVPTMAVMDGPLEPSSSTASNVADVADDPSFVNFFSAALGIGNTSNAPITGQPYQSSATIPTPLVPAHAATPTLPTLQIPSLSASTPLIPQHDASESFSSSSRTTKLVNPSSFVVPPPTSSPVIIPLVSSSTPTAPPLHPAASHPRLYGAGDRLLQPFPPPTPPPSLTPTSAPLQNYGPVISREKVRDALLVLVQDNQFIDMVYRALLNTHQ, from the exons ATGTCTCAGAACGGGAAATTGATGCCGAATCTAGACCAGCAAAGCACCAAGGTTCTCAACCTCACTGTTCTCCAACGAATCGACGCTTTCGTTGAGGAAATTCTCATCACCGCCGCACATGTCACCTTCTACGAGTTCAACATCGACCAAAGCCAATGG AGTCGCAAGGACGTTGAAGGATCGCTCTTTGTTGTTAAGAG GACTTCAAAACCGAGATTTCAGTTTATTGTGATGAACCGTCGCAATACCG AAAATTTGGTGGAGAATCTCCTGGAGGATTTCGAGTATGAAGTTCAGGTTCCGTATCTCCTGTATAGAAATGCAGCTCAAGAAGTGAATGGCATCTGGTTCTATAATCCACGTGAATGTGAAGAGGTTGCAAATCTTTTTAGCAG GATCCTTAATACATTTGCCAAGGTGCCTCCAAAGTCAAAGTTATCCTCTACAAAGAG TGAGTTTGAGGAACTAGAAGCCGTGCCAACCATGGCAGTTATGGATGGTCCCCTTGAGCCATCATCATCTACTGCTTCCAATGTGGCTGATGTTGCTGATGATCCATCCTTTGTAAATTTCTTCAGT GCAGCTTTGGGTATTGGGAATACTTCAAATGCTCCAATTACTGGACAACCTTATCAGTCTTCTGCTACAATACCTACGCCTCTTGTGCCAGCTCATGCTGCTACACCCACTTTGCCAACCTTGCAGATACCCTCTCTTTCAGCATCTACACCTCTAATTCCTCAGCATGATGCTTCTGAGTCCTTCAGCAGCAGCAGCCGAACCACAAAGCTTGTGAACCCTTCTTCTTTTGTTGTCCCTCCCCCAACTTCATCACCAGTCATCATTCCCCTGGTATCCTCATCTACACCTACTGCTCCTCCACTTCATCCTGCTGCTAGCCATCCGCGCCTGTATGGTGCAGGCGATCGACTGCTACAACCATTTCCACCTCCAACTCCACCACCTTCACTTACGCCCACTTCTGCCCCCCTTCAAAACTATGGTCCAGTTATTTCTAGAGAAAAGGTCCGAGATGCTCTTCTGGTGCTTGTTCAG GACAATCAATTCATTGATATGGTTTATAGAGCGCTGCTGAATACTCATCAATAA
- the LOC130749600 gene encoding uncharacterized protein LOC130749600 isoform X2: MKELAQFHNMDTLSRITFFSASHNLNLPKNHAISPFPCSFSTKTSTPLASVLRAGPPSPAEEEVLQMFFKERELNGDFISKASDILWLRKFRSSVDSDISNLTNNNAASQQIELEQSIESNSDNGSASGFLKLSTTQEWVLGDESAPRNKRMTAKMLQDSSERRKKLNILQYESLKRELLLVSVAVGLACSGYCLLVFSVQAAISYAIGVLFSFLYLLLLYQHADNLSSESVPQIFRKKKSKKIGIRSEDLQDSLERSIKGCSMALSSPRLVIPATIYGLWALSHRYFTNDFFDFQLVPAMFGMFVYKAAALVQVYRDNEDLQLVFPENED; this comes from the exons ATGAAGGAGCTTGCACAGTTCCACAACATGGATACCCTTTCAAGGATTACATTCTTCTCTGCTTCTCACAACCTTAACCTTCCAAAAAATCATGCCATTTCACCTTTCCCATGTTCTTTTTCCACCAAAACAAGTACCCCATTGGCTTCAGTCTTAAGAGCTGGTCCTCCTTCACCTGCAG AAGAGGAAGTGTTGCAAATGTTTTTCAAGGAGAGAGAATTAAATGGAGATTTTATATCAAAAGCTTCTGATATATTATGGCTGAGGAAATTCAGAAGTTCTGTTGATTCTGATATTAGCAACCTCACTAACAACAATGCTGCCTCTCAGCAAATAGAACTGGAGCAG AGCATTGAGAGCAACAGTGATAATGGTAGTGCTAGTGGCTTTTTGAAACTTTCAACAACCCAGGAGTGGGTGCTAGGTGATGAGTCTGCACCACGAAACAAGAGAATGACTGCTAAG ATGTTGCAAGACAGCAgcgaaagaagaaagaaactgAACATTCTCCAATATGAATCT CTCAAGAGGGAACTACTTCTTGTATCGGTGGCCGTTGGACTTGCTTGTAGTGGATATTGCTTGCTGGTTTTTTCAGTGCAG GCTGCTATAAGTTATGCAATTGGTGTCCTTTTCAG TTTCTTGTACCTTCTGCTCTTGTATCAACATGCAGACAACCTCTCCAGTGAAAGTGTTCCTCAAATATTCAGGAAAAAGAAGTCAAAGAA AATTGGTATAAGAAGTGAGGACCTTCAAGATTCATTGGAGCGGTCCATCAAGGGTTGCAGCATGGCACTTTCATCTCCAAGGCTTGTGATCCCAGCGACAATTTATGGACTTTGGGCTCTGTCTCATCGGTATTTCACCAATGATTTCTTTGATTTTCAG CTTGTGCCGGCTATGTTTGGGATGTTTGTCTACAAGGCTGCAGCTCTAGTGCAAGTTTATAGAGACAATGAAGACTTGCAGCTTGTATTTCCAGAAAATGAGGATTGA
- the LOC130749600 gene encoding uncharacterized protein LOC130749600 isoform X1, whose protein sequence is MKELAQFHNMDTLSRITFFSASHNLNLPKNHAISPFPCSFSTKTSTPLASVLRAGPPSPAVSDAEEEVLQMFFKERELNGDFISKASDILWLRKFRSSVDSDISNLTNNNAASQQIELEQSIESNSDNGSASGFLKLSTTQEWVLGDESAPRNKRMTAKMLQDSSERRKKLNILQYESLKRELLLVSVAVGLACSGYCLLVFSVQAAISYAIGVLFSFLYLLLLYQHADNLSSESVPQIFRKKKSKKIGIRSEDLQDSLERSIKGCSMALSSPRLVIPATIYGLWALSHRYFTNDFFDFQLVPAMFGMFVYKAAALVQVYRDNEDLQLVFPENED, encoded by the exons ATGAAGGAGCTTGCACAGTTCCACAACATGGATACCCTTTCAAGGATTACATTCTTCTCTGCTTCTCACAACCTTAACCTTCCAAAAAATCATGCCATTTCACCTTTCCCATGTTCTTTTTCCACCAAAACAAGTACCCCATTGGCTTCAGTCTTAAGAGCTGGTCCTCCTTCACCTGCAG TGAGTGATGCAGAAGAGGAAGTGTTGCAAATGTTTTTCAAGGAGAGAGAATTAAATGGAGATTTTATATCAAAAGCTTCTGATATATTATGGCTGAGGAAATTCAGAAGTTCTGTTGATTCTGATATTAGCAACCTCACTAACAACAATGCTGCCTCTCAGCAAATAGAACTGGAGCAG AGCATTGAGAGCAACAGTGATAATGGTAGTGCTAGTGGCTTTTTGAAACTTTCAACAACCCAGGAGTGGGTGCTAGGTGATGAGTCTGCACCACGAAACAAGAGAATGACTGCTAAG ATGTTGCAAGACAGCAgcgaaagaagaaagaaactgAACATTCTCCAATATGAATCT CTCAAGAGGGAACTACTTCTTGTATCGGTGGCCGTTGGACTTGCTTGTAGTGGATATTGCTTGCTGGTTTTTTCAGTGCAG GCTGCTATAAGTTATGCAATTGGTGTCCTTTTCAG TTTCTTGTACCTTCTGCTCTTGTATCAACATGCAGACAACCTCTCCAGTGAAAGTGTTCCTCAAATATTCAGGAAAAAGAAGTCAAAGAA AATTGGTATAAGAAGTGAGGACCTTCAAGATTCATTGGAGCGGTCCATCAAGGGTTGCAGCATGGCACTTTCATCTCCAAGGCTTGTGATCCCAGCGACAATTTATGGACTTTGGGCTCTGTCTCATCGGTATTTCACCAATGATTTCTTTGATTTTCAG CTTGTGCCGGCTATGTTTGGGATGTTTGTCTACAAGGCTGCAGCTCTAGTGCAAGTTTATAGAGACAATGAAGACTTGCAGCTTGTATTTCCAGAAAATGAGGATTGA
- the LOC130748613 gene encoding leucine-rich repeat-containing protein ODA7: MTRLSSDQVLKEHNGGDPSSVTSLQLTFKALCDVSCLAIFSNLEKLDLKFNNLTSLEGLKSCVNLKWLSVVENKLESLEGIQGLTKLTVLNAGKNKLKSIDQVSSLVGLRALILNDNEITSICKFDQLKELNTLVLSKNPIRKIGEALMKVKSITKLSLSYCELQGINTSLKSCVELIELRLAHNEIKTLPDELIHNSKLQNLDLGNNVITTWSEVKVLKSLTNLKNLNLQGNPVASSDKITRKIKKALPKLQIFNARPVHKDAKNEKGDTVDGDHDFSAADRVGQNLRDSTKEKKSQNEDDHPKTADDPDLGRKSSKKRKKTVVDEEDTGHNKDSADGKKDSLIGAVDPDTLKKSSKKKLTKDDKPLDKGLALEENVNMIEKKRKKKQKNEEPSELDVIDDAETSFVELFNIKGAENLNHGGEKKPKDVKLVDSTITSFSKHKSAKTPNLGSLSSPVTEIGMGGASTWGDEIN, from the exons ATGACTCGCCTGAGCTCCGACCAGGTATTGAAGGAACACAACGGCGGCGATCCAAGCTCCGTCACCAGTCTTCAGCTCACTTTCAAAGCTCTTTGCGAT GTGTCATGCTTGGCCATCTTCAGTAACTTGGAAAAGCTTGACCTCAAGTTCAACAATCTCACTTCacttgag GGGTTGAAGTCATGTGTTAATTTGAAGTGGTTATCAGTTGTAGAAAACAAATTAGAAAGCTTAGAAGGGATTCAAGGACTTACTAAGCTCACT GTGCTTAATGCAGGCAAAAACAAGCTTAAATCTATTGATCAGGTCAGCTCCCTTGTTGGACTCCGGGCACTGATTTTGAATG ATAACGAGATTACCTCCATTTGCAAATTTGATCAGTTGAAAGAATTGAATACTCTTG TTCTATCCAAAAATCCTATCCGTAAAATTGGTGAGGCTCTGATGAAGGTGAAATCTATCACAAAG CTTTCCCTCTCTTATTGTGAGCTTCAGGGTATTAACACATCACTCAAATCTTGTGTTGAGTTGATAGAGCTCCGCCTTGCTCACAATGAAATTAAG ACTCTCCCGGATGAATTAATCCACAATTCAAAGCTCCAGAATTTAGATTTGGGGAATAATGTGATCACTACGTGGTCAGAAGTAAAG GTGCTGAAATCACTCACGAACCTAAAAAATCTCAATCTACAAGGAAATCCTGTTGCCTCAAGTGATAAAATTACAAGAAAG ATTAAGAAAGCACTGCCGAAACTACAGATATTCAATGCTAGACCAGTACATAAAGATGCCAAGAATGAAAAAGGTGACACAGTTGATGGTGATCATGATTTTTCAGCAGCAGATCGTGTGGGTCAAAATTTGAGAGATAGCACCAAAGAAAAGAAGAGTCAAAATGAGGATGATCATCCTAAAACTGCTGATGATCCTGACTTGGGGAGAAAGTCTagtaagaaaagaaagaaaactgttgttgatgaagaagatacAGGTCATAACAAGGATAGTGCTGATGGAAAGAAAGACAGTCTTATAGGTGCCGTTGATCCTGACACACTGAAGAAATCATCTAAGAAAAAGCTAACAAAGGATGACAAGCCCTTGGACAAGGGTTTGGCTCTTGAGGAGAATGTCAATATGAttgagaagaaaaggaagaagaaacaaaagaatgAGGAACCAAGTGAGCTTGATGTTATTGATGATGCAGAAACTTCATTTGTAGAGCTATTTAACATCAAGGGTGCAGAAAATCTGAACCATGGTGGGGAAAAGAAACCCAAAGATGTCAAATTGGTGGATAGCACAATAACCTCATTTTCGAAGCACAAGAGTGCTAAAACACCAAACTTGGGGTCTCTATCATCTCCGGTGACAGAAATTGGAATGGGAGGGGCATCAACATGGGGTGATGAGATA